A genomic region of bacterium contains the following coding sequences:
- a CDS encoding Na/Pi cotransporter family protein, translating to PREALRAALVHVLFNVAGVLIWLPFIDQLAQFVLWISPAAEGLAGAEKLAAETPRQIANGHTVFNVVNTFVFIGFATQFAWLAERFVPDRPIEEEEAVRAKYLDFELINTPSLALDRVRLEILHLGDRVKEMLIAILPAVLSGTNEELTRIAEMDDAVDSLHGRIVSYLGRISQVKLTEAETEEFVQLMASTNDLENIGDIIETNLVTLGQRRIEVGLSISMQTQEVICEFHASVVRALDSALLAVTQKNEAAARIVVDMKGEINRLADSAALHGAERLVAAAPNREETYSMEMNILENYKRIYYFTKRMCRVLIPSAAKRDENA from the coding sequence CCGCGAGAGGCGCTTCGCGCCGCGCTGGTGCATGTCCTGTTCAATGTCGCCGGAGTGTTGATCTGGTTGCCCTTCATCGATCAACTGGCGCAATTCGTCCTCTGGATCTCGCCGGCTGCCGAGGGGCTGGCCGGCGCGGAGAAGCTGGCGGCTGAAACCCCGCGTCAGATTGCGAACGGGCACACCGTGTTCAACGTCGTGAATACGTTCGTGTTTATCGGGTTTGCGACTCAGTTTGCCTGGCTTGCCGAGAGGTTTGTGCCCGACCGCCCCATCGAAGAAGAAGAGGCGGTTCGCGCCAAGTACCTGGATTTCGAGTTGATCAATACGCCGTCGTTGGCGCTCGATCGCGTGCGGCTGGAGATCCTTCACCTCGGAGATCGCGTCAAGGAAATGCTGATCGCGATCTTGCCCGCCGTGCTGTCGGGAACAAACGAGGAGTTAACGCGCATCGCCGAGATGGACGACGCCGTCGATTCGCTGCACGGCCGAATCGTCTCCTACCTCGGCAGGATCAGCCAGGTCAAGCTCACGGAGGCAGAGACGGAGGAATTCGTTCAGTTGATGGCTTCGACCAACGATCTGGAGAACATCGGAGACATCATCGAAACCAATCTCGTGACGCTTGGCCAACGGCGCATCGAGGTCGGATTGAGCATCAGCATGCAAACGCAGGAAGTGATCTGCGAGTTCCACGCTTCCGTGGTGCGAGCTCTCGACTCGGCGCTGCTGGCTGTGACCCAGAAGAACGAAGCCGCGGCGAGGATAGTCGTCGATATGAAGGGTGAGATCAATCGCCTCGCGGATTCCGCGGCCCTCCACGGTGCCGAACGACTCGTGGCCGCTGCGCCGAACCGTGAAGAGACCTACTCGATGGAGATGAACATCCTCGAGAACTACAAACGGATCTACTATTTCACGAAACGGATGTGCCGCGTGCTGATCCCCTCGGCTGCCAAGCGGGACGAAAACGCCTGA